One Keratinibaculum paraultunense genomic window carries:
- a CDS encoding zinc dependent phospholipase C family protein — MFKIFSETHKNIASNIYKNIYNIYGIELDKESIQWGAIAPDILPQYKFKRHYKEESLNYVVAEIVKLIYISRYLELNLNTDPIKNKIISKKIGVISHYLSDFVCRPHAERWTFPNNMFKHMNYESKLNDYCMNHEFKKNIISIDDIDIFQDKVIRLKPIIKEYVEKVIDEYSFKIGFEYDLNFALSLSLKITCFVIDIAAAYTKGIYKDLVFEF; from the coding sequence GTGTTTAAAATTTTTAGTGAAACTCATAAAAACATTGCTAGCAATATTTATAAAAATATTTATAATATTTATGGTATAGAGTTAGATAAAGAATCTATACAGTGGGGTGCTATAGCTCCTGATATATTACCACAATATAAATTCAAAAGACATTATAAGGAAGAGAGTTTAAATTATGTAGTTGCGGAAATAGTTAAACTTATATATATAAGTAGGTATTTAGAATTAAATTTAAATACAGATCCAATAAAAAATAAAATTATAAGCAAAAAAATAGGGGTAATTTCTCATTATTTGAGTGACTTTGTATGTCGTCCCCATGCAGAGAGATGGACTTTTCCTAATAACATGTTTAAACATATGAACTATGAATCTAAGCTTAATGATTATTGTATGAACCATGAATTTAAAAAAAATATAATAAGTATAGATGATATAGACATTTTTCAAGATAAAGTAATAAGACTTAAACCTATAATTAAGGAGTATGTTGAAAAGGTAATAGATGAGTACTCTTTTAAAATTGGTTTTGAGTATGATTTAAATTTTGCATTGTCCCTAAGCCTTAAGATAACTTGTTTTGTAATAGATATAGCAGCTGCATATACAAAAGGCATATATAAAGATTTAGTATTTGAATTTTAA